In Spartobacteria bacterium, the following proteins share a genomic window:
- a CDS encoding type II toxin-antitoxin system Phd/YefM family antitoxin, which yields MNITRDIKPVTYLKSRAAELLNQINETHRPVIITQNGEPKAVLQDPESYENMRNALGILKLLSEGESDIKEGRTQSQDDVFDELENALDSIKK from the coding sequence ATGAACATTACGCGTGATATCAAGCCGGTGACCTATCTAAAATCACGAGCGGCCGAGTTGCTCAATCAAATCAACGAAACACATCGTCCTGTGATCATTACGCAAAACGGCGAGCCCAAAGCCGTCCTGCAAGACCCTGAAAGCTACGAAAATATGAGAAACGCTCTCGGTATTTTAAAGCTCCTTTCAGAAGGGGAATCCGACATCAAGGAGGGACGAACCCAGTCACAGGACGATGTTTTTGATGAACTTGAAAACGCATTGGACTCCATCAAAAAATGA